The sequence GCGTCTTCTTGGCCGGGGCGAGCGTCGCCATGACGAACGTCCGGCCGGTCGGCGTCGGGGTCCGGACGTCGCCGACCGCGACCGGCCAGCGTCCCACCGGGCGCGCGGACCTCTCCAGGACGAGCCGCCTGCGGGTGAGGTCGACGCGGACGGTGTAGGGCGTGCGCGCGGTCTTCAGCGCGGTGCCGGGAACCCAACCGGTCGCCCCGTTGGGACGGCTCGGCAGGAGCACTCTCCGCCAGTCGCCGGAGGTCTCCACGACGGGCACCCACGTGGGGCCGTCGAGTTCGGTGGTCGGAAGGGTGGCGAAGCGGTGGCCGGCCGGACGGTCGAACACCGGCGCCGGGCTGGTCGGGTGCACGACGAGGCCGTCGGTGGCGCCGTCGGGCGTGGTGTCCGCCGGCGCGCCGGTGACGGTCGTGAAGGTCGTGGCCTCGGGGACCTTGGCGGGCGCGGCGTTTCCGCCCTTGGCCCCGCCCCTGGTTCCGGCCGACGCCGCGCCGTGCCCGGAGGAGGAGCCGCCGCAGCCGGCGGCGGAAAGGAGCAGGGCAGCGGTGAT is a genomic window of Actinomadura citrea containing:
- a CDS encoding L,D-transpeptidase, with the translated sequence MATIRAPRHSLRAATAGGITAALLLSAAGCGGSSSGHGAASAGTRGGAKGGNAAPAKVPEATTFTTVTGAPADTTPDGATDGLVVHPTSPAPVFDRPAGHRFATLPTTELDGPTWVPVVETSGDWRRVLLPSRPNGATGWVPGTALKTARTPYTVRVDLTRRRLVLERSARPVGRWPVAVGDVRTPTPTGRTFVMATLAPAKKTPSPIVLPLGTHSATLDTFGGGPGTVALHGWPDTSVFGKAVTHGCVRVPADALKALSRVPLGSLVFISA